A genomic window from Streptomyces sp. NBC_01429 includes:
- a CDS encoding gamma-glutamyltransferase produces the protein MATIAIAAPHPAGIEAARQVVDAGGGVVDAALAAAAALTVAYPHQCSIGGDLVALIRDGARGTVRAVVSAGAAAAATDPAPLRAAGDRMPAGGPHTVTVPGVVAGWAELARLGARLPLAGALAPATALAEEGVAVSAGLARAIRNRLDVVRADPGLSALLLDKAGEPLSAGATLLQPALAATLAELSEDWRHFYTGPTARRLVAGLRARGSLLDTADFAAHRAENTAPLSATRDGVTWWAAPPPSQGAALLAVLGRGSDPLTAARRAELSRDALLGDPRSGAVDIDGLLLREQRDTAALPSGPKPAGDTVAVTAVDDEGNAVTLVQSVFQSFGSGIADPATGVVLHNRGSAFSLDPAHPGALRPGVRPPHTLCPALATGPGSVVALGCQGGRAQAWILSQVADALLDASDPEALLARPRWVIGSRDLNRPRPTLVLEPGTPESDRLTAVAHRLGLAVAETPGPHDEAGHVQTARLRAGVLDAASDPRADGTAAVLTGAAS, from the coding sequence ATGGCCACGATCGCGATCGCCGCACCCCATCCCGCCGGGATCGAGGCGGCGCGCCAGGTGGTCGACGCCGGCGGCGGCGTGGTCGACGCCGCGCTCGCCGCCGCCGCGGCGCTCACGGTGGCCTACCCCCACCAGTGCTCCATCGGCGGGGACCTCGTCGCCCTGATCCGCGACGGCGCGCGCGGCACCGTGCGCGCCGTCGTGTCGGCGGGCGCCGCCGCCGCGGCCACCGACCCCGCGCCTCTGCGGGCGGCCGGAGACCGGATGCCCGCCGGCGGCCCGCACACGGTGACCGTGCCCGGAGTCGTCGCCGGCTGGGCCGAACTCGCCCGCCTCGGAGCGCGTCTGCCGCTCGCCGGGGCGCTCGCACCGGCCACGGCCCTCGCCGAGGAAGGCGTCGCCGTCAGCGCGGGCCTGGCGCGGGCGATCCGTAACCGTCTCGACGTGGTACGGGCCGACCCGGGGCTGTCCGCGCTGCTGCTGGACAAGGCGGGAGAGCCGCTGTCCGCCGGCGCGACGCTGCTCCAGCCCGCGCTCGCCGCGACCCTGGCGGAACTCTCCGAGGACTGGCGCCACTTCTACACCGGGCCGACCGCCCGGCGCCTGGTGGCGGGCCTGCGCGCACGCGGCAGCCTCCTCGACACGGCGGACTTCGCCGCCCACCGGGCGGAGAACACCGCTCCGCTGAGCGCGACGCGCGACGGCGTCACCTGGTGGGCGGCCCCGCCGCCCAGCCAGGGCGCGGCGCTCCTGGCCGTACTCGGGCGGGGGAGCGACCCGCTGACCGCCGCCCGGCGGGCGGAGCTGAGCCGGGACGCGCTCCTGGGCGACCCCCGGTCGGGTGCCGTGGACATCGACGGCCTGCTGCTGCGCGAACAGCGCGACACCGCGGCCCTGCCCTCCGGGCCCAAACCGGCCGGGGACACGGTGGCCGTCACCGCCGTCGACGACGAGGGCAACGCGGTCACCCTCGTCCAGAGTGTGTTCCAGAGCTTCGGATCCGGCATCGCCGACCCGGCCACCGGTGTGGTGCTGCACAACCGGGGTTCGGCGTTCAGCCTGGACCCGGCGCACCCCGGAGCGCTGCGTCCGGGAGTGCGGCCGCCGCACACCCTGTGCCCGGCGCTCGCCACCGGTCCGGGGAGCGTCGTGGCACTCGGCTGCCAGGGCGGCCGGGCCCAGGCGTGGATCCTGTCGCAGGTGGCCGACGCACTCCTCGACGCCTCCGACCCGGAGGCGCTGCTGGCCCGCCCCCGCTGGGTCATCGGCTCCCGGGACCTGAACCGTCCGCGGCCCACCCTCGTCCTGGAGCCCGGCACCCCGGAATCGGACCGCCTGACCGCCGTCGCGCACCGGCTGGGCCTGGCGGTGGCCGAGACACCGGGACCGCACGACGAGGCGGGCCACGTACAGACGGCACGGCTGCGCGCGGGCGTGCTCGACGCGGCGAGCGACCCGAGGGCGGACGGGACGGCCGCGGTTCTCACCGGCGCAGCGTCCTGA
- a CDS encoding ABC transporter ATP-binding protein: MCTNSSRRTGRPAAGPATPPVAALSGHDLVLRYGGTPVVHGVSLALETGRATALVGPNGSGKSTLLRALSRLHRLDGGRVTLGPRDGHPEREAALLSARQFAREVTLFSQSRPAPQGLTVAEVVAFGRHPYRRGFGGLTAEDRSAIDHAMSVTGVRDMAGRPVGELSGGEMQRVWLAACLAQDTGVVLLDEPTNHLDLRYQIETLDLVRDLVEEHGAAVGIVLHDLDQASRVADTLILMRSGRVHAAGAPADVLTAENIGAVYDIRVDVGTDPRTGRLRIDPLGRHTARSGASAAPTNRKKEDLS, from the coding sequence ATGTGTACGAACTCCTCCCGGCGCACCGGTCGGCCCGCGGCCGGTCCGGCCACGCCGCCGGTGGCCGCCCTCAGCGGGCACGATCTTGTACTGCGGTACGGCGGGACACCGGTCGTCCACGGCGTCTCGCTGGCCCTGGAGACCGGTCGCGCGACCGCTCTGGTGGGGCCGAACGGCAGTGGGAAGTCCACACTGCTGCGCGCGCTCTCCCGACTGCACCGGCTGGACGGCGGCCGGGTGACACTCGGACCCCGTGACGGACATCCCGAGCGCGAGGCAGCCCTGCTCAGCGCCCGCCAGTTCGCACGCGAGGTCACACTCTTCTCCCAATCGAGGCCGGCGCCCCAAGGACTGACGGTGGCGGAGGTCGTGGCATTCGGACGCCACCCCTACCGCCGCGGCTTCGGCGGCCTGACCGCCGAGGACCGGAGCGCCATCGACCACGCCATGAGTGTCACCGGCGTGCGGGACATGGCCGGCCGGCCCGTCGGGGAACTCTCCGGCGGGGAGATGCAGCGTGTCTGGCTCGCGGCCTGCCTGGCCCAGGACACCGGTGTCGTGCTGCTGGACGAGCCGACGAACCACCTGGACCTGCGCTATCAGATCGAGACGCTCGACCTGGTGCGCGATCTCGTCGAGGAGCACGGCGCCGCGGTGGGGATCGTGCTGCACGACCTCGACCAGGCATCCCGCGTCGCCGACACACTGATCCTGATGCGCTCCGGCCGTGTGCACGCCGCGGGCGCGCCCGCCGACGTCCTCACCGCGGAGAACATCGGCGCGGTCTACGACATCCGTGTCGACGTCGGGACGGACCCTCGCACGGGCCGTCTCCGCATCGACCCACTCGGGCGGCACACCGCCCGGAGCGGCGCATCCGCCGCTCCGACGAATCGCAAGAAAGAGGACCTTTCATGA
- a CDS encoding cytidine deaminase, which produces MSATAPGTAPAGVESVAVPASMSTDDAELLTRAQELLAHVWRDGRHEVASAVRTADGAVHTGVHLEGSCRRSSICAEGVALGTARGAYPGGQPLEVTSVVSVQIKPAGQFRVIAPCGVCRELISDYSPDATVWITTAEENEVVPVRALDLLPDKSRRAW; this is translated from the coding sequence GTGAGCGCCACGGCCCCCGGCACGGCACCGGCCGGCGTCGAGTCCGTCGCCGTACCCGCGTCCATGAGCACCGACGACGCCGAACTGCTCACCCGGGCACAGGAGTTGCTCGCCCATGTCTGGCGCGACGGCCGGCACGAGGTCGCCTCCGCGGTGCGTACGGCCGACGGCGCCGTGCACACCGGGGTCCACCTGGAGGGGTCCTGCCGGCGCAGTTCCATCTGCGCCGAGGGCGTCGCCCTGGGAACGGCCCGCGGGGCGTATCCCGGCGGACAGCCGCTGGAGGTCACCTCGGTCGTCTCCGTCCAGATCAAACCCGCCGGACAGTTCCGGGTGATCGCGCCGTGCGGTGTGTGCCGGGAACTGATCAGCGACTACAGCCCGGACGCGACCGTCTGGATCACCACGGCCGAGGAGAACGAGGTCGTCCCGGTCCGGGCCCTCGACCTGCTGCCGGACAAGAGCCGGCGCGCATGGTGA
- a CDS encoding iron-siderophore ABC transporter substrate-binding protein, whose translation MNRARRLAVSASAGLVVLAATACGTTSVDKAGTGSSTAPASKSCSEDTTTTSKKPVSFKDGVGRQITLDKPATRIAVLEWQQIEDALTLCVTPTAVSDAKGYRTWVSAEKLPGGVTDVGTREEPDLDTLYAAKPDLIVVEAFKADDETIKKLEKRGVPVMATRGANPADPIGNMRDVFSMIGKATGRTERADQVLKQFDAHLATAKKQVTDADLPTKDFLFFDGWLQGGNLTVRPYAKGALFTEIGEQLGMEPAWTNDVNKSHGDGGVDPSYGLAQTDVEGLSAVGNANLFYANDEGVGGYVTALEKSPIWKSLPAVKEGRAHSFPARVWGAGGPRSCEQAIDAYVDVLAKK comes from the coding sequence ATGAACCGTGCCCGTCGCCTGGCGGTGTCAGCCTCCGCAGGGCTCGTCGTCCTCGCCGCAACGGCCTGCGGCACGACCAGTGTCGACAAGGCCGGGACCGGCAGCAGCACGGCGCCCGCGTCGAAGAGCTGCTCCGAGGACACCACGACGACCTCGAAGAAGCCGGTGTCCTTCAAGGACGGCGTCGGCCGGCAGATCACGCTCGACAAGCCCGCCACACGCATCGCGGTCCTGGAATGGCAGCAGATCGAGGACGCGCTCACCCTGTGCGTCACCCCCACCGCGGTCTCCGACGCGAAGGGATACCGCACCTGGGTCAGCGCGGAGAAGCTGCCCGGCGGGGTGACGGATGTCGGCACCCGTGAGGAGCCCGACCTCGACACCCTGTACGCGGCGAAGCCCGACCTCATCGTCGTGGAGGCGTTCAAGGCCGACGACGAGACCATCAAGAAGCTGGAGAAGCGAGGCGTCCCCGTGATGGCCACGCGAGGCGCGAATCCGGCCGACCCGATCGGGAACATGCGCGACGTGTTCAGCATGATCGGCAAGGCGACGGGACGCACCGAGCGGGCCGACCAGGTGCTCAAGCAGTTCGACGCGCACCTCGCGACCGCCAAGAAGCAGGTGACCGACGCCGATCTGCCGACGAAGGACTTCCTGTTCTTCGACGGATGGCTCCAGGGCGGCAACCTCACGGTCCGCCCGTACGCCAAGGGCGCCCTGTTCACCGAGATAGGCGAGCAGCTCGGCATGGAGCCCGCGTGGACGAACGACGTCAACAAGTCCCACGGCGACGGGGGAGTCGACCCCTCCTACGGCCTGGCGCAGACCGACGTCGAGGGACTCAGCGCGGTGGGCAACGCCAACCTCTTCTACGCCAACGACGAAGGCGTGGGGGGCTACGTCACGGCGCTGGAGAAGAGCCCGATCTGGAAGTCCCTCCCGGCCGTGAAGGAAGGCCGCGCGCACTCCTTCCCGGCGCGCGTGTGGGGCGCCGGCGGTCCGCGCTCCTGCGAGCAGGCGATCGACGCGTACGTCGACGTACTCGCCAAGAAGTGA
- a CDS encoding creatininase family protein: MSPTVPTSLDIPALAAELGGSGAPVRWEELTWQQAETTAADRNAVIIPVGATEQHGPHLPLAVDTLICRAVALGVSALTGVPVVPPLSFGVSASHGDFGGTVALRPETMIAVVEDVIDSLYASGVRQFILLNGHIWNNGALDVSAEKLRVRHRDARVRALGYVTMYPGPEVDGHVRYGRALMHANFFETSVMLHLHPELVRMDRATSHVDVDSFWDYRMDQVSETGVWGRDVADADAGHGGAEFDRCLLTTARAVAAAVSEPWPDPTHRPGATA, translated from the coding sequence ATGTCCCCAACCGTCCCCACCTCCCTGGACATCCCCGCGCTCGCCGCTGAACTGGGCGGCTCCGGAGCCCCCGTGCGGTGGGAGGAACTCACCTGGCAGCAGGCGGAGACCACCGCCGCCGACCGGAACGCCGTGATCATCCCCGTCGGCGCCACCGAACAGCACGGCCCGCACCTGCCGCTGGCCGTCGACACCCTCATCTGCCGCGCGGTCGCCCTCGGCGTCTCCGCGCTGACCGGCGTACCGGTGGTGCCGCCGCTCAGCTTCGGCGTCTCCGCCTCCCACGGCGACTTCGGCGGCACGGTGGCACTGCGTCCGGAGACGATGATCGCCGTCGTCGAGGACGTGATCGACTCCCTGTACGCCTCCGGAGTACGGCAGTTCATCCTGCTCAACGGACACATCTGGAACAACGGCGCGCTCGACGTGTCCGCCGAGAAGCTCCGGGTGCGCCACCGCGACGCCCGGGTACGGGCCCTGGGCTACGTGACGATGTACCCCGGCCCCGAGGTCGACGGACACGTGCGCTACGGCCGGGCGCTGATGCACGCCAACTTCTTCGAGACCTCGGTCATGCTGCACCTCCACCCCGAGCTGGTACGGATGGACCGGGCCACCTCGCACGTCGACGTGGACTCCTTCTGGGACTACCGGATGGACCAGGTCAGCGAGACCGGCGTCTGGGGCCGCGACGTGGCCGACGCCGACGCCGGGCACGGCGGCGCGGAGTTCGACCGCTGCCTGCTCACCACCGCCCGCGCCGTGGCCGCCGCCGTCAGCGAGCCGTGGCCCGACCCGACCCACCGTCCCGGAGCGACCGCGTGA
- a CDS encoding cyclase family protein, giving the protein MKIYDITLPIHPEMLHWGRKPEVEIVESLSHGDASNVTRWRLGAHTGTHVDAPAHFRDGATPIDEVSLHSLVGPALVIDLTHVEGDVEPHHLEEGGAAGHVRVLLKTSNSAGPLKETERAPRWVGLSPEAADWLIAHEVELVGIDYLTIESHHRTDTWDVHHSLLGAGVLILENADLDEVPAGTYDLTCLPAKLVGADGSFARAILTTRD; this is encoded by the coding sequence GTGAAGATCTACGACATCACCCTGCCCATCCACCCCGAGATGCTGCACTGGGGACGCAAGCCCGAGGTCGAGATCGTCGAGTCGCTCTCCCACGGCGACGCCTCCAACGTCACCCGCTGGCGGCTCGGCGCCCACACCGGCACCCATGTCGACGCCCCCGCGCACTTCCGCGACGGTGCCACCCCCATCGACGAGGTGTCCCTGCACTCGCTGGTCGGCCCCGCCCTGGTCATCGACCTCACACACGTCGAGGGCGACGTCGAACCACACCACCTGGAGGAGGGCGGAGCCGCCGGACACGTACGGGTTCTGCTCAAGACCTCCAACTCCGCGGGCCCGCTCAAGGAGACCGAGCGCGCCCCGCGGTGGGTGGGCCTGTCCCCGGAGGCCGCCGACTGGCTGATCGCGCACGAGGTCGAACTCGTCGGCATCGACTACCTCACCATCGAGAGCCACCACCGCACCGACACCTGGGACGTCCACCACTCCCTGCTCGGCGCCGGTGTGCTCATCCTGGAGAACGCCGACCTCGACGAGGTGCCCGCCGGTACCTACGACCTGACCTGCCTGCCCGCCAAACTGGTCGGCGCCGACGGTTCCTTCGCCCGCGCCATTCTCACCACCCGGGACTGA
- a CDS encoding peptidase C39 family protein codes for MPPHRGTPVKSTVVPFEPDTLPTPLKRLVHHDVLERWRAVDRSAHAPHLVAVPGDDGGDWTAAALVTARPHTAYLKIVDAVGDVPAAVGAVVSHARHRGLAQVKWEGWTASAGAAAAVGFAPLRLPLARARDAQGPGSGYVRWLSDGAVTEPPYYGQTTHFTCGAVTALIAQAHAGTLPEESLDRPAELTLWRDATNFPACEPVGLGVAVRRAWPSSPVTVFLDTDRPILLDHLPESEQEWRAVLQRTARTDAGRTGVPIDSHHLPMTAIRSAIGSREHVLLLVSLAGMQGFDVPHWVLCHGAVPGAVVIEDPWANAAAGDTWVDAHLLPVPDASLDVMSTISPDRYRGAVVIGCPERRDAASSEPAEE; via the coding sequence ATGCCGCCTCACCGGGGAACGCCCGTGAAGAGCACCGTCGTCCCGTTCGAGCCCGACACACTGCCGACCCCGCTGAAGCGGCTCGTCCACCACGACGTACTGGAACGCTGGCGCGCGGTCGACCGGTCCGCCCACGCCCCGCACCTCGTGGCCGTTCCCGGGGACGACGGCGGGGACTGGACCGCTGCCGCACTCGTGACGGCCCGCCCGCACACGGCCTACCTGAAGATCGTCGATGCCGTCGGTGACGTACCGGCGGCCGTCGGCGCCGTGGTCTCCCACGCACGCCACCGGGGGCTCGCGCAGGTCAAGTGGGAAGGGTGGACGGCGAGCGCCGGGGCGGCCGCCGCCGTCGGCTTCGCCCCGCTGCGTCTTCCGCTCGCGCGGGCCCGGGACGCGCAGGGGCCGGGCTCCGGCTACGTGCGCTGGCTGTCCGACGGCGCGGTGACCGAACCCCCGTACTACGGGCAGACGACGCACTTCACGTGCGGCGCCGTCACCGCCCTGATCGCGCAGGCACACGCGGGGACGCTGCCGGAGGAGTCGCTCGACCGCCCGGCGGAGCTGACCCTGTGGCGCGACGCGACGAACTTCCCCGCGTGCGAGCCCGTCGGACTGGGCGTCGCCGTGCGCCGAGCGTGGCCGTCGTCCCCGGTCACGGTCTTTCTCGACACGGACCGGCCCATCCTGCTCGACCACCTTCCGGAGAGCGAGCAGGAGTGGCGTGCCGTGCTCCAGCGCACAGCGCGGACGGACGCCGGACGGACCGGTGTCCCGATCGACTCGCACCACCTGCCCATGACCGCGATCCGGAGCGCGATCGGCAGCCGGGAGCACGTGCTGCTCCTGGTCTCGCTCGCAGGGATGCAGGGATTCGACGTGCCGCACTGGGTGCTCTGCCACGGCGCCGTACCCGGCGCCGTGGTGATCGAGGACCCCTGGGCCAACGCGGCCGCGGGGGACACCTGGGTCGACGCCCACCTGCTGCCCGTACCCGACGCGTCCCTCGACGTGATGTCGACGATCTCGCCGGACCGCTACCGCGGTGCCGTGGTCATCGGCTGCCCGGAGCGGCGCGACGCGGCCTCTTCCGAGCCGGCCGAGGAGTAG
- a CDS encoding helix-turn-helix domain-containing protein codes for MWRRETGTVVRRAAALPEQATAPFVITAGSRVPRVPTEWAPHSHPLHELVWVRGGTLTSRVEKRIFTVSEGHGLWMPAGVVHGGRATAGAEFYDAFFAPDRTPFAFAEPVAIAMTPVLESLLTHLSRTDLDAAARARAESVVFDVLQPSERQFALRLPGDARIDAIAEALLDDPADCRSLEEWARALGISDRTVTRAFRHATGLSFAQWRQALRVHRALTLLSDGLDVQTVSETLGYAQPSTFIAAFRRVMGTTPGAFFDAADGTPAGVRNAVSRVQNS; via the coding sequence ATGTGGCGGCGCGAGACGGGCACCGTGGTGCGCCGGGCCGCGGCACTTCCGGAGCAGGCGACAGCCCCCTTCGTCATCACCGCGGGCTCGCGGGTTCCCCGCGTTCCCACGGAGTGGGCCCCGCACTCGCATCCCCTGCACGAGCTGGTCTGGGTGCGCGGGGGAACACTGACGTCCCGTGTGGAGAAACGTATCTTCACCGTGTCCGAGGGGCACGGGCTGTGGATGCCGGCCGGAGTGGTGCACGGAGGCCGGGCGACGGCGGGTGCGGAGTTCTACGACGCCTTCTTCGCCCCCGACCGCACGCCGTTCGCGTTCGCGGAACCGGTCGCGATCGCGATGACGCCGGTGCTGGAGTCGTTGCTGACCCATCTCTCCCGCACGGATCTCGATGCCGCGGCCAGGGCGCGGGCGGAGTCGGTCGTGTTCGATGTGCTCCAGCCGTCGGAGCGCCAGTTCGCGCTGCGGTTGCCCGGTGACGCCCGGATCGACGCGATCGCCGAAGCCCTGCTGGACGACCCCGCCGACTGCCGCTCGCTGGAGGAGTGGGCCCGCGCGCTGGGAATCAGCGACCGTACGGTCACCCGCGCGTTCCGCCACGCGACCGGGCTGTCCTTCGCGCAGTGGCGACAGGCGCTGCGCGTCCACCGGGCGCTGACGCTGCTCTCCGACGGACTCGACGTGCAGACCGTCTCCGAGACGCTCGGCTACGCGCAGCCCAGCACCTTCATCGCCGCCTTCCGGCGGGTCATGGGAACCACGCCCGGCGCGTTCTTCGACGCGGCCGACGGCACCCCGGCCGGTGTCCGCAATGCCGTATCGCGTGTCCAGAACTCCTGA
- a CDS encoding iron ABC transporter permease, which translates to MSTPPISAPGRRPLPHADQGGGPTGVAVLALLLVVTTLVGMWHLTQGTSGVGVGDLVRYLTGEPAHAGGAPVGEILTGSRLPRLFAGVAVGLALGCAGALLQSVTRNALASPDTLAVTAGAYFTLSLVAALGLAVPLWASGAVAFAGGLLAAALVLVLAGRAAGTTGTRLILAGSATAMALDAATAMLLILFKQNTTGLFAWGSGSLAQLNIDASVRAFPLVATVLCVALALSRRLDVMNLGDDAASTLGVPIRTTRVTAVLCAVLLTSTAVTLAGPIAFVGLGAPVLTRLIAGRVRALHRHLFLVPASGLLGALLILLADASLRAVQGADGAASIPTGVPTALLGAVVIVVLALRLRDTGQLRRPPHAPVGARSRRAFLLVVLGAVALLAAAVFVAILAGSLWLRTGDIALWLRGTAPDLIGQALDDRVPRVVAAVLAGAALGLAGCAVQSAVRNPLAEPGVLGITAGAGLGAVSVVTSGLPGGRPLLVAAAVVTGLATFGVIAMLAWRGGLLPDRFVLIGIGCGYGLSSITTFLLLRADPWNTPRILTWLSGTTYGRTLPDVVPIAMALALALPTLLAMRGRLDLLAVDEDTPRIVGVRLERTRFAALAIAAVLAALSVIAIGVVGFVGLVAPHLARSLVGARHGRAIPVAMLLGALLVCVADTLGRTLVAPAQIPAGLMIALVGAPYFIWVLRQSRA; encoded by the coding sequence GTGAGCACACCGCCGATATCGGCACCCGGACGGAGACCGCTGCCGCACGCCGACCAAGGCGGCGGTCCCACCGGGGTGGCCGTCCTGGCACTCCTTCTCGTCGTGACCACCCTGGTGGGCATGTGGCACCTGACGCAAGGGACGTCGGGCGTGGGCGTCGGGGACCTGGTGCGGTACCTCACCGGTGAACCGGCGCACGCCGGCGGGGCGCCGGTCGGTGAGATCCTCACCGGCTCGCGCCTGCCGCGCCTGTTCGCGGGTGTCGCGGTGGGCCTCGCCCTCGGCTGCGCCGGCGCGCTGCTGCAGTCCGTCACGCGCAACGCGCTCGCCTCACCCGACACCCTGGCGGTCACGGCCGGGGCCTACTTCACACTCTCGCTCGTCGCGGCCCTCGGCCTCGCCGTCCCGCTGTGGGCGTCGGGCGCCGTCGCCTTCGCCGGCGGTCTGCTCGCGGCGGCGCTCGTGCTGGTCCTCGCGGGCCGGGCCGCGGGCACCACGGGCACCCGCCTCATCCTCGCCGGATCGGCGACGGCGATGGCCCTGGACGCGGCGACCGCGATGCTGCTCATCCTGTTCAAACAGAACACGACCGGTCTCTTCGCCTGGGGAAGCGGGTCGCTCGCGCAACTGAACATCGACGCGTCGGTACGCGCCTTCCCTCTCGTGGCCACGGTGCTGTGCGTCGCCCTGGCGCTGTCCCGCAGACTCGACGTGATGAACCTCGGCGACGACGCCGCGTCCACCCTCGGTGTGCCGATCCGTACCACCCGCGTGACCGCCGTGCTCTGCGCGGTGCTCCTGACCAGCACGGCGGTGACACTCGCGGGCCCGATCGCCTTCGTCGGACTCGGCGCCCCCGTCCTGACCCGCCTGATCGCGGGACGGGTCAGGGCGCTGCACCGGCACCTCTTCCTGGTGCCCGCGTCCGGGCTGCTGGGCGCCTTGCTCATCCTGCTCGCGGACGCGTCGCTGCGTGCGGTGCAGGGCGCCGACGGGGCCGCCTCCATTCCCACCGGTGTGCCGACCGCGCTGCTCGGCGCCGTCGTGATCGTGGTCCTCGCCCTCCGCCTCCGCGATACGGGCCAGCTCCGCCGGCCACCGCACGCGCCGGTCGGCGCACGGTCGCGCCGGGCGTTCCTCCTCGTCGTGCTCGGCGCGGTGGCACTGCTGGCCGCTGCGGTCTTCGTGGCGATCCTCGCGGGCAGCCTCTGGCTGCGGACGGGGGACATCGCGCTCTGGCTCCGGGGAACCGCCCCGGACCTGATCGGCCAGGCGCTCGACGACCGAGTCCCGCGCGTGGTCGCGGCGGTCCTCGCCGGCGCGGCGCTCGGACTGGCCGGATGCGCCGTGCAGAGCGCGGTGCGCAACCCACTGGCGGAGCCGGGTGTGCTCGGCATCACGGCGGGCGCCGGGCTGGGGGCGGTGAGTGTCGTGACCTCGGGCCTGCCCGGCGGACGGCCACTGCTCGTCGCAGCGGCCGTCGTGACGGGGCTCGCCACGTTCGGGGTGATCGCCATGCTGGCCTGGCGCGGCGGCCTCCTGCCCGACCGGTTCGTACTGATCGGCATCGGCTGCGGGTACGGCCTCAGCTCCATCACCACGTTCCTCCTGCTGCGCGCCGACCCGTGGAACACGCCCCGGATCCTCACCTGGCTCTCCGGCACGACCTACGGGCGCACACTGCCCGATGTCGTACCGATCGCGATGGCACTCGCGCTCGCGCTCCCCACGCTGCTCGCCATGCGCGGCCGGCTCGACCTGCTCGCCGTCGACGAGGACACCCCGCGCATCGTCGGCGTCAGGCTGGAACGCACCCGCTTCGCCGCACTGGCGATCGCGGCGGTGCTCGCGGCACTCAGCGTGATCGCCATCGGCGTCGTCGGCTTCGTGGGGCTCGTCGCCCCGCACCTCGCCCGGTCACTGGTAGGTGCCCGGCACGGCCGCGCGATCCCGGTCGCGATGCTCCTCGGCGCGCTGCTGGTGTGCGTCGCCGACACCCTCGGCCGCACGCTCGTCGCACCGGCCCAGATACCGGCGGGCCTCATGATCGCCCTGGTCGGCGCTCCGTACTTCATCTGGGTGCTCCGGCAGTCCCGCGCATGA